From the genome of Fimbriimonadaceae bacterium, one region includes:
- a CDS encoding PIN domain-containing protein, producing the protein MRADFPVVLDACVLAEAAVSDLFLRLSEEPRLLLPRWSEPIWQETRRVFIDKLGWPEALADSRIQAATEVFPEAMVSGFEHIIPACTNHPDDRHVLAAAIHSKTETIATFNVKDFKPDALDPWGINATHPGDYLKVLNDRFRRHLTSRFARLRSRE; encoded by the coding sequence TTGAGGGCCGACTTCCCAGTCGTCCTTGACGCTTGCGTCCTTGCTGAAGCAGCCGTCTCGGATCTCTTCCTGCGGCTCTCCGAAGAGCCGCGCCTTCTCTTGCCCAGATGGTCCGAACCGATCTGGCAGGAAACCCGCAGGGTCTTCATCGACAAACTGGGCTGGCCCGAGGCACTGGCCGACTCACGCATCCAAGCCGCCACAGAGGTCTTTCCGGAAGCGATGGTCTCCGGATTCGAGCACATCATTCCAGCCTGCACGAATCATCCCGACGACCGCCATGTGCTCGCGGCCGCGATTCACTCCAAGACCGAGACGATCGCGACCTTCAACGTGAAGGACTTCAAGCCGGATGCGCTCGACCCTTGGGGAATCAACGCGACGCATCCGGGAGATTATTTGAAGGTGCTCAACGACCGATTTCGGAGACACTTGACGTCCAGGTTCGCTCGCCTTCGTTCGAGAGAGTGA
- a CDS encoding excisionase family DNA-binding protein — protein MSALVENRIGPSDMSDEQLKNLLQVVEGGARPVLIGPNGDPIALPKVLNDLFVAVIEAMKRKEAVFLMHENEAFTTQAAANFLGVSRQYLVRLLEDGKIPFHHAGTHRRVFFKDLVRFQHDRSIARRAKLDSMTDELVEAGVYDRHVPLEREGSEK, from the coding sequence ATGAGCGCACTCGTAGAGAACCGAATCGGACCGTCTGACATGTCGGACGAGCAGTTGAAGAATCTCCTTCAGGTCGTGGAAGGAGGTGCCCGCCCGGTGCTTATCGGGCCGAACGGCGACCCGATCGCGCTGCCCAAAGTGCTGAACGACCTGTTCGTCGCCGTCATCGAAGCGATGAAGCGCAAGGAGGCAGTGTTCCTCATGCACGAGAATGAGGCGTTCACCACGCAAGCGGCTGCGAACTTTCTCGGTGTTTCTCGGCAATACCTTGTTCGACTCCTTGAGGACGGCAAGATTCCGTTCCACCATGCTGGAACCCATCGAAGAGTCTTCTTCAAGGACCTGGTGCGTTTCCAACACGATCGAAGCATCGCCAGGCGTGCGAAGCTGGATTCGATGACCGATGAACTCGTCGAGGCGGGCGTCTACGATCGGCACGTCCCACTGGAGCGTGAAGGTTCGGAGAAGTAG
- a CDS encoding PSD1 and planctomycete cytochrome C domain-containing protein, whose translation MSLAVFGVLGLAVPSQTPQSPSQVGFADVQSLFKARCIGCHGAASPSGGLALDSFEGVMRGGATGPAVVAGKPDASLLIQRVKGTDGKPQMPLGFAPLGATEIATLERWIAAGCPNQVAAGPQHWAYVAPVRPSLPPVKTPGWVRNPIDAFVLARLEREGLKTSPETDRATLIRRVTLDLTGLPPTLAEVDAFLADASPGAYEKVVDRLLASPHYGEKMALPWLDAARYADSNGFQMEGDTYQYVWRDWVVRAMNANMPFDRFTLLQIAGDLMPGATQATPEGRDMLIATGFNRNPMLNGEGGAIAEEQRNVLLFDRVDTTSTTWLGITMACARCHDHKYDPFKQRDYYKLLAYFNNVPESGVPEGGVPYSIAKPWIYAGTPEQMRRLHALEAQSAAAANLAAWMERAPETRRAEAEWLSGASSDNGLPEEIRNVLAVKDRSPEQAKKLHAYFMDHGLAGESKARWEKAKALKAELAALKAALPRPMVMSDQQPRVTHIYSRGDYTSPMDEVACGTPEPLPPAKGDVPPNRLGLARWIVSRDNPLTARVQVNRYWQTFFGHGLVRTPENFGVQGEPPTHPELLDWLAVEFMESGWDVKAMHRLIVTSATYCQSSKLRPDLQQRDPSNALLARGARFRLPAMLLRDEALAASGLIDLRMGGKPVYPYQPTGIWDGLGITDERDFRYPQSKGADLYRRSLYTFWRRTAAPGNMFDAASRQVCTVRMSQTSTPLHALTTLNDTTWVEAGRALAQRVMLAEKDRQKRLALAFRLVCARTPDAQEMAVLNRGVQRGLDYYRAHPDEAAHYLSQGDSVRDSRLAAPEHAAYAAVCLSILNLDEALTKE comes from the coding sequence GTGAGCTTGGCCGTGTTCGGTGTGTTGGGTTTGGCGGTGCCCTCGCAAACGCCTCAGTCCCCATCGCAGGTGGGTTTCGCGGACGTCCAGTCCCTCTTCAAAGCCCGATGCATCGGTTGCCACGGCGCGGCCAGCCCCTCGGGAGGCCTGGCGCTCGACTCCTTCGAAGGCGTGATGCGCGGGGGAGCGACGGGCCCGGCCGTCGTCGCCGGCAAACCCGACGCCAGCCTCTTGATCCAACGCGTGAAGGGAACCGACGGCAAGCCGCAGATGCCGCTCGGGTTCGCACCCCTCGGCGCCACCGAAATCGCGACGCTCGAAAGGTGGATCGCGGCCGGATGCCCCAACCAGGTCGCGGCCGGACCTCAGCACTGGGCCTACGTGGCGCCCGTGCGCCCCTCGCTCCCCCCCGTGAAGACCCCCGGATGGGTGCGCAATCCGATCGACGCCTTCGTGCTCGCCCGCCTCGAACGAGAGGGGCTCAAAACCTCCCCCGAGACCGACCGGGCAACCCTGATCCGTCGCGTCACCCTCGACCTCACGGGTCTGCCTCCCACCTTGGCGGAGGTCGACGCGTTCCTTGCCGACGCGTCGCCCGGCGCCTACGAGAAGGTCGTGGACCGCCTCCTGGCCAGCCCGCACTACGGCGAGAAGATGGCCCTGCCGTGGCTCGACGCCGCGCGCTACGCCGACAGCAACGGCTTCCAGATGGAGGGCGACACCTACCAGTACGTGTGGCGCGACTGGGTGGTCCGCGCCATGAACGCCAATATGCCGTTCGACCGGTTCACGCTCCTGCAGATCGCCGGAGACCTGATGCCGGGCGCAACGCAGGCCACGCCGGAAGGGCGCGACATGCTCATCGCCACCGGCTTCAACCGCAATCCCATGCTCAACGGCGAAGGCGGCGCGATCGCCGAAGAGCAGCGCAACGTGCTCCTCTTTGACCGCGTGGACACCACGTCCACCACGTGGCTCGGGATCACCATGGCGTGCGCCCGCTGCCACGACCACAAGTACGACCCGTTCAAGCAGCGCGACTACTACAAGCTGCTCGCCTACTTCAACAACGTGCCGGAATCCGGGGTGCCGGAAGGCGGCGTGCCGTACAGCATCGCCAAACCGTGGATCTACGCCGGGACGCCGGAGCAGATGCGGCGCCTCCACGCGCTGGAGGCGCAGTCGGCCGCTGCGGCCAACCTGGCGGCGTGGATGGAGCGAGCGCCCGAGACCCGGCGCGCGGAGGCGGAGTGGCTGTCTGGCGCGAGCTCCGACAACGGGCTCCCCGAAGAGATTCGAAACGTGCTCGCCGTCAAGGATCGCTCCCCAGAGCAGGCGAAGAAGCTCCACGCGTACTTCATGGACCATGGCCTTGCGGGCGAATCGAAGGCGCGTTGGGAGAAGGCCAAGGCTCTGAAGGCCGAATTGGCGGCGCTGAAGGCCGCGCTGCCTCGCCCGATGGTGATGTCCGACCAGCAGCCTCGCGTCACGCACATCTATTCGCGTGGCGACTACACCTCGCCCATGGACGAGGTGGCGTGTGGGACGCCCGAGCCGCTGCCGCCGGCCAAGGGAGACGTTCCGCCCAACCGGCTGGGTCTGGCCAGGTGGATCGTGTCGCGCGACAATCCGCTCACGGCCCGGGTGCAGGTGAACCGGTACTGGCAGACCTTCTTCGGCCACGGGCTCGTGCGCACTCCGGAGAACTTCGGCGTCCAAGGCGAACCTCCGACGCACCCCGAGCTGCTCGATTGGCTCGCGGTCGAGTTCATGGAGTCGGGTTGGGACGTGAAGGCGATGCATCGGCTGATCGTCACCAGCGCGACGTATTGCCAAAGTTCGAAGCTCCGCCCGGATCTGCAGCAGCGCGACCCTTCCAACGCCCTGCTGGCCCGTGGCGCCCGGTTCCGCCTGCCGGCGATGCTGCTGCGCGACGAGGCTCTGGCGGCCAGCGGATTGATCGACCTGCGGATGGGGGGCAAACCCGTCTATCCGTACCAGCCGACCGGCATCTGGGACGGGCTCGGCATCACGGACGAGCGCGACTTTCGCTACCCGCAATCCAAGGGTGCGGACCTCTATCGCCGCAGCCTCTACACCTTCTGGCGGCGCACGGCGGCGCCCGGCAACATGTTTGATGCCGCGTCTCGCCAGGTGTGCACCGTGCGCATGTCCCAAACCTCCACGCCGCTGCACGCGCTGACGACCCTGAACGACACGACGTGGGTGGAGGCGGGCCGCGCCCTTGCCCAACGGGTCATGCTCGCCGAGAAGGATCGCCAAAAGCGCCTCGCCCTCGCGTTCCGGCTCGTATGCGCAAGGACCCCCGATGCGCAAGAGATGGCCGTGCTGAACCGCGGGGTTCAGCGCGGACTGGACTACTACCGCGCCCACCCCGACGAGGCGGCGCACTACCTCTCCCAGGGCGACTCCGTTCGCGACAGCCGCCTCGCAGCCCCGGAACACGCCGCCTACGCCGCCGTGTGCCTTTCGATCCTCAACCTCGACGAGGCGTTGACCAAGGAGTAA
- a CDS encoding sialate O-acetylesterase — MKHTVLIVASLLLVPAAASAGPRQSDTKTVRVFIFAGQSNMVGSDSKVKDIQRFPPFVGLDKPQDKVLFSYNIGREQKRTSNGWVALQPVDEVVGPELSFARKVSQETKAPIAIIKCASGGTTLGADWNPDDPSGYKLYPLALQLVRSSLAELDRRKVAYRIEGFMWHQGENDMFDQEFKPNYGKNLKNFLAKWRRDLHTPSLRFYIGELCTKTVWGMDNRENMDAIRVGQKAVTDSDPLAEYIPTSHDAVEIGGGAGLHYHYGTLGQLEHGVNYADAYLRTIGKKPAPERTLKTLPYAKGSPVKLFILAGHRNMEGERAFVQELPGLPGGAALAKANDKIAFRYSIGGRYKTSPGWVPLKPAGFYDTFGPELSFGRTLQAGGIGNIAIAKFTHSGSQMNDWTPQGTTTPDRNLYPKFIAFVRESIRELEAKGHPVELAGIFYHVGENDMSFGAYRRDAAKWLKATVEGSRRDLGLPSLKWFVSQQPPIDEKGLNAIDVTADLDALAAADPAFIHLKAFDLPPQPEQLVVTTPGIVQLGELLARSYLDRRPEPLGTGIAQRSPGVREGTSTPEYGRWLLPPHNLPDRGGDWIWQFVPRDGPRVIVDLKIRQNRFLSGPV; from the coding sequence ATGAAACACACCGTCCTGATCGTAGCGTCCCTCTTGCTGGTCCCCGCGGCTGCCTCTGCCGGGCCGCGGCAATCCGACACGAAGACCGTGCGCGTGTTCATCTTCGCGGGGCAGTCGAACATGGTCGGTTCGGATTCGAAGGTGAAGGACATCCAGCGCTTCCCGCCCTTCGTTGGCCTGGACAAGCCCCAGGACAAGGTCCTGTTCTCCTACAACATCGGCCGCGAGCAGAAGCGAACGTCGAACGGATGGGTCGCGCTACAGCCGGTGGACGAAGTCGTCGGTCCCGAGCTCAGCTTCGCCCGGAAGGTCTCGCAGGAGACGAAGGCGCCCATTGCGATCATCAAGTGCGCCTCGGGTGGCACGACCTTGGGCGCGGATTGGAATCCGGACGATCCCAGCGGCTACAAGCTCTACCCGCTGGCCCTGCAGCTGGTCCGTTCCTCCCTGGCGGAGCTGGACCGGCGGAAGGTGGCCTACCGCATCGAGGGCTTCATGTGGCACCAGGGCGAGAACGACATGTTCGACCAGGAGTTCAAGCCGAACTACGGCAAGAACCTGAAGAACTTCCTGGCCAAATGGCGGCGCGACCTCCACACCCCGAGTCTGAGGTTCTACATCGGGGAGCTTTGCACCAAGACCGTCTGGGGGATGGACAACCGCGAGAACATGGACGCCATCCGCGTCGGGCAGAAGGCCGTCACCGACTCCGATCCGCTGGCGGAGTACATCCCGACCTCTCACGACGCGGTGGAGATCGGCGGCGGGGCCGGGCTGCATTACCACTACGGAACCCTGGGGCAGCTCGAACACGGGGTGAACTACGCCGACGCGTACCTGAGAACGATCGGCAAGAAGCCCGCCCCCGAGCGCACGCTGAAGACCCTGCCCTATGCCAAGGGAAGCCCCGTCAAGCTCTTCATCCTCGCCGGACACCGCAACATGGAGGGCGAGCGCGCGTTCGTTCAGGAACTGCCCGGGTTGCCGGGAGGCGCGGCGCTGGCCAAGGCGAACGACAAGATCGCGTTCCGGTACAGCATCGGGGGCCGCTACAAGACCTCGCCAGGCTGGGTGCCGCTGAAGCCCGCAGGCTTCTACGACACCTTCGGTCCCGAGCTCAGCTTTGGCCGAACGCTGCAGGCCGGGGGGATCGGCAACATCGCGATCGCCAAGTTCACCCACAGCGGCTCGCAGATGAACGACTGGACTCCCCAGGGGACGACTACCCCCGACCGGAACCTCTATCCGAAGTTCATCGCCTTCGTCCGAGAGTCGATCAGGGAACTCGAGGCCAAGGGGCATCCCGTGGAGCTGGCCGGCATCTTCTACCACGTCGGGGAGAACGACATGTCCTTCGGCGCGTACCGCAGGGACGCGGCCAAATGGCTGAAGGCCACGGTCGAAGGGAGCCGCCGGGATCTGGGGCTCCCCTCGCTGAAGTGGTTCGTCAGCCAGCAGCCGCCCATCGACGAGAAGGGGCTGAACGCCATCGACGTGACCGCGGATCTCGATGCCCTCGCGGCCGCCGACCCCGCGTTCATCCACCTCAAGGCCTTCGATCTGCCACCCCAACCCGAGCAACTGGTCGTGACCACGCCCGGGATCGTCCAGTTGGGGGAATTGCTTGCCCGAAGCTACCTCGACCGCAGGCCGGAGCCGTTAGGAACCGGGATTGCTCAGCGCTCCCCGGGAGTTAGGGAAGGGACCTCTACCCCGGAATACGGGCGGTGGCTTCTGCCGCCCCACAATCTCCCTGACCGCGGTGGCGACTGGATCTGGCAGTTCGTTCCAAGGGACGGGCCTCGCGTGATCGTCGACCTCAAAATCCGACAGAACCGCTTCTTGTCCGGCCCGGTCTGA
- a CDS encoding DUF1501 domain-containing protein, with the protein MNPFFERDLRLSRRQFFSAGAKGLGAVALTSLLARDGLGALLPGTHGTQGLPGVPHFTPKAKRVIVLWQGGAPSQVDLFDYKPGLEAHRLEELPASLREGKRLSTMTSGQGKYPVLPAIKPFHQHGESGMWLSDLLPHTGSIADEICLVRSMHTDAVNHAPGVTFFLTGSQIPGRPSMGAWAVYGLGSMTDELPSFVVMTSSDEKKTCGQLFYDYYWGSGFIPSKYQGVRFRPEGDPVLYLSNPPGMTPELRRGVLDDIAELDRKRLQDYGDPEIETRITQYELAFKMQTSVPELTDISKEPKEVLAMYGPDVEKKGTYAHNCLLARRLIERGVRFVQLMHSGWDQHLNLDTQLALQCRDTDQPSAALVKDLKQRGLLDDTIVLWCGEFGRTVFVQGDIKKPNGHGRDHFGSCYSLWVAGGGFKGGHVYGETDDFSYNVVKDPVGVHDMQATLLHQLGIDHERLTYNYQGRNFRLTDVAGQVVPGLLA; encoded by the coding sequence ATGAACCCCTTCTTCGAGCGAGACCTCCGACTTTCCCGCCGCCAGTTCTTCTCGGCCGGCGCCAAGGGGTTGGGTGCGGTGGCGCTGACCTCGCTCCTTGCGCGCGACGGCCTCGGGGCGTTGCTTCCAGGCACGCATGGAACCCAGGGCCTTCCGGGCGTGCCGCACTTCACGCCCAAAGCCAAGCGCGTGATCGTGCTGTGGCAAGGGGGCGCCCCGTCGCAGGTGGATCTGTTCGACTACAAGCCCGGACTCGAAGCGCACCGCCTGGAGGAGCTGCCGGCCTCGCTGAGGGAGGGGAAACGGCTTTCCACCATGACCTCGGGGCAAGGCAAGTACCCCGTGTTGCCCGCGATCAAGCCGTTCCACCAGCACGGAGAGTCCGGGATGTGGCTCAGCGACCTGCTTCCCCACACCGGCTCGATCGCCGACGAGATCTGCCTCGTGCGCTCGATGCACACGGATGCCGTGAACCACGCGCCGGGAGTCACGTTCTTCCTCACCGGAAGCCAGATTCCGGGCCGTCCGAGTATGGGCGCCTGGGCGGTGTACGGGCTGGGGAGCATGACCGACGAGCTGCCCTCGTTCGTGGTGATGACGTCGAGCGACGAGAAGAAGACGTGCGGGCAACTCTTTTACGATTACTACTGGGGCAGCGGGTTCATCCCCTCGAAGTACCAGGGCGTACGGTTCCGGCCCGAGGGCGACCCGGTGCTCTACCTCTCCAACCCGCCGGGCATGACCCCCGAACTGAGGCGAGGCGTGCTGGACGACATCGCGGAGCTGGACCGCAAACGGCTGCAGGATTACGGCGATCCGGAGATCGAGACCCGTATCACGCAGTACGAACTCGCGTTCAAGATGCAAACCAGCGTGCCCGAGCTGACCGACATCTCCAAGGAGCCGAAGGAAGTGTTGGCGATGTATGGCCCCGACGTGGAGAAGAAGGGCACCTACGCGCACAACTGCCTTCTGGCGAGGCGACTGATCGAGCGCGGCGTGCGGTTTGTCCAGCTCATGCACTCGGGTTGGGACCAGCACCTCAACTTGGATACGCAACTGGCGCTGCAGTGCCGCGACACGGACCAGCCCTCGGCGGCGCTCGTGAAGGACCTCAAACAGCGGGGGCTCCTCGACGACACGATCGTGCTCTGGTGCGGCGAGTTCGGGCGAACGGTGTTCGTGCAGGGCGACATCAAGAAACCCAACGGGCACGGCCGCGATCACTTCGGCTCGTGCTATAGCCTGTGGGTCGCCGGCGGCGGATTCAAGGGCGGTCACGTCTACGGCGAAACGGACGACTTCAGCTACAACGTGGTGAAGGACCCGGTGGGGGTGCACGACATGCAGGCCACCTTGCTTCACCAACTCGGGATCGACCACGAGCGCCTCACGTATAACTATCAAGGTCGGAACTTCCGACTGACGGACGTCGCGGGCCAAGTGGTGCCTGGGCTGCTTGCCTAG
- a CDS encoding sulfatase-like hydrolase/transferase, whose translation MMLTLALLAGTLASPDPVHAPAPDKPNIVVILADDLGYGDLRCYNSESKVATPNVDRLAREGMRFTDAHAPSTVCTPSRYGLLTGRMTFRIPYRSVFEGVGGPCLITKDQLTLPQMLRTQGYATAMTGKCHVGLTFFEGT comes from the coding sequence ATGATGCTCACCCTTGCCCTTCTCGCAGGAACGCTCGCTTCGCCGGACCCGGTCCATGCCCCTGCGCCGGACAAACCCAACATCGTGGTCATCCTCGCCGACGACCTGGGCTACGGCGATCTGCGCTGTTACAACTCGGAATCCAAAGTGGCCACCCCGAACGTGGACCGGCTCGCGCGCGAGGGGATGCGCTTCACCGACGCGCACGCGCCCTCCACGGTGTGCACGCCCAGCCGGTACGGCCTGTTGACGGGCCGGATGACCTTCCGCATCCCCTACCGCAGCGTGTTCGAAGGCGTGGGCGGACCGTGCCTCATCACAAAGGACCAGCTCACGTTGCCGCAGATGCTTCGCACCCAGGGCTACGCCACGGCGATGACCGGCAAGTGCCATGTCGGCCTGACGTTCTTCGAGGGAACCTAA
- a CDS encoding sulfatase → MILALSAVWTGTAAPPRPNLLFILTDDQRFDAAGYLGHPFLKTPNLDRLAAEGVRFPNAFVTTPICAASRASILTGRYERAHHFNFGTPPLAERFCESSYPALLRQAGYRTGLIGKYGISTAKGENAKMFDVLSPIGYPFLRKQPNGETRHIDQIATDRAIEFLEQQPADQPFCLSVSFNSPHAEDGSLDNLYPWPSTVDGLYDDVPIAVPPPEEERIFNAEPAFLQKAMNRIRWFWQFDTPEKYVKNVRSYYRMISGIDHEIGRLTSELDKLGLAKNTVLVFMSDNGYFLGERGFSGKWVHYEESLRVPLLVIDPRHPEQKGRSVEQMALNLDIAPTLLEYAGVQLPKGFQGRSLVPLAQGKKPSWRKDFLCEHLLVNPDIPKWEGVRGERTVYARYFEQEPVFEFLHDLKQDPRELRNLANDPGHGKTLDQMRKRLGELVYAAGG, encoded by the coding sequence GTGATTCTTGCTTTGAGTGCCGTCTGGACGGGAACAGCGGCTCCGCCACGCCCCAACCTGCTCTTCATCCTTACCGACGACCAGCGGTTCGACGCCGCGGGGTACCTGGGCCATCCCTTCCTCAAGACCCCGAACCTCGACCGCCTCGCCGCCGAAGGCGTCCGATTCCCCAACGCGTTCGTCACCACGCCCATCTGCGCCGCGAGCCGGGCGTCGATCCTCACCGGCCGCTACGAGCGCGCGCACCACTTCAACTTCGGCACGCCGCCGCTCGCCGAGCGGTTCTGCGAAAGCAGCTACCCCGCCCTTCTCCGCCAAGCGGGCTACCGTACGGGCCTCATCGGTAAGTACGGAATCTCCACGGCGAAGGGCGAGAACGCGAAGATGTTTGACGTCCTCTCACCCATCGGCTACCCCTTCCTGCGCAAACAGCCCAACGGCGAGACACGCCACATCGACCAGATCGCCACCGACCGCGCCATCGAGTTCCTGGAGCAGCAGCCGGCCGATCAACCCTTCTGCCTCTCCGTCAGCTTCAACAGTCCCCACGCCGAGGACGGCAGCCTCGACAACCTCTACCCGTGGCCCTCGACCGTCGACGGGCTGTACGACGATGTCCCCATCGCCGTCCCGCCCCCCGAAGAGGAGCGGATCTTCAACGCCGAGCCCGCGTTCCTCCAAAAGGCCATGAACCGCATCCGCTGGTTTTGGCAATTCGACACACCGGAAAAGTACGTCAAGAACGTGCGCTCCTACTACCGCATGATCTCCGGCATCGACCACGAGATCGGACGCCTCACCAGCGAACTCGACAAACTCGGGCTCGCCAAGAACACCGTCCTCGTGTTCATGTCGGACAACGGCTACTTCCTCGGCGAGCGCGGATTCTCCGGCAAGTGGGTGCACTACGAGGAGTCGCTTCGGGTTCCCCTGCTCGTCATCGACCCCCGCCACCCGGAACAGAAAGGACGGTCCGTGGAGCAGATGGCGCTGAACCTCGACATCGCCCCGACCTTGCTCGAGTACGCCGGAGTCCAGCTGCCCAAGGGCTTCCAAGGCCGCAGCCTCGTGCCGCTGGCGCAAGGCAAGAAACCATCCTGGCGGAAGGACTTCCTTTGCGAGCACCTGCTTGTGAACCCGGACATTCCGAAGTGGGAAGGGGTCCGCGGCGAGCGCACCGTCTACGCCCGCTACTTCGAGCAAGAGCCGGTCTTCGAGTTCCTCCACGACCTGAAGCAGGACCCGCGAGAGCTTCGCAACCTGGCGAACGATCCCGGCCATGGCAAGACGCTCGATCAGATGCGGAAGCGGCTGGGCGAACTCGTCTATGCGGCCGGTGGGTGA
- a CDS encoding bacterial transcriptional activator domain-containing protein has protein sequence MPRLELAAAIWPDVEIEVAANRLRTALVHARQGLAPWQPLRAEGGTLCFSSVEASIDVHAAEGLYRCGRIAESLEEEKRSLERLLDMIGVDFLEGERWTWADELRGHWRERRIEVALRLARIGISQDELELAESESLRALETDGHHEEAWTTYLHTLAAAGKSPAAAKRFESARRRHLAEFGFDFSPDLLNLARRVSLGQVPARRRTPTTSAPARELMARTMERQLATDPNSLLPLFASDSFRKEALGSPTQAWELVQQAVDSTSGISEERVAVMMLALSLADMVDAYRKGLEYAEWLVDNLPEGRREHRYAINILGFISFDVREWDDAWRYLRRFEQLAEAHGDPLDIATARSQIATLHWHRGELELALGQYRDQLALFDHDPTTRGLHNSATLRANIGILLTVMGDWVGARESLSQAYSMALANEFDHVRGLVMAPHGLSLIMAGRESEGRRLVSLGMSHTFRSHYRRAHQVAADYAAGALARTGFEPLALAVLNVYASFRERTSHARSVSECRFASWVEAQCGDAVPDGSVSAQARVAAVVARACDALDRP, from the coding sequence GTGCCTCGACTTGAGCTCGCCGCAGCAATCTGGCCGGATGTCGAGATCGAGGTGGCGGCAAACCGACTGCGCACCGCTCTGGTCCATGCGCGCCAGGGTCTTGCCCCTTGGCAACCTCTGAGGGCAGAGGGCGGCACCCTCTGTTTCTCGAGCGTCGAAGCATCGATCGATGTCCATGCAGCCGAAGGGCTCTACAGGTGCGGTCGGATCGCGGAGAGTCTGGAGGAGGAGAAGAGGAGCCTCGAGAGACTGCTCGACATGATCGGGGTGGACTTCCTCGAAGGGGAACGATGGACGTGGGCCGACGAGCTGCGCGGACATTGGCGCGAAAGGCGGATCGAGGTCGCGCTTCGACTTGCCCGCATCGGCATCTCCCAGGACGAGTTGGAACTCGCCGAGTCGGAGTCTCTTCGGGCGCTGGAAACGGACGGGCATCATGAAGAAGCCTGGACCACCTATTTGCATACTCTTGCCGCGGCGGGGAAATCCCCGGCAGCGGCTAAGCGGTTCGAGTCGGCGCGCCGGCGCCATCTTGCGGAGTTTGGGTTCGACTTCTCGCCCGACCTGCTCAACCTGGCGAGGCGTGTGTCCCTCGGCCAAGTTCCAGCGAGACGGCGGACTCCAACCACCAGCGCACCGGCGCGGGAACTGATGGCGAGGACGATGGAGCGCCAACTCGCCACGGATCCCAACTCGTTGCTGCCCTTGTTTGCGAGCGATTCGTTTCGAAAGGAGGCTCTTGGCTCGCCCACCCAGGCGTGGGAGCTGGTTCAGCAAGCCGTGGACAGCACCTCCGGGATATCGGAGGAACGCGTCGCAGTCATGATGCTCGCCCTCAGCCTTGCCGACATGGTGGACGCATACCGCAAAGGGCTCGAATACGCAGAGTGGCTGGTGGATAACCTCCCCGAAGGGCGACGAGAACATCGGTACGCGATCAACATCCTGGGGTTTATCAGCTTCGATGTACGCGAATGGGACGACGCTTGGAGGTATCTTCGCCGGTTCGAACAACTGGCCGAAGCGCATGGCGACCCACTGGATATCGCGACCGCGAGGAGTCAGATCGCCACGCTCCATTGGCATCGAGGCGAGTTGGAACTTGCCCTTGGTCAATACCGCGATCAACTCGCCTTGTTCGACCACGACCCCACGACGCGCGGCCTCCACAACTCGGCGACGTTGCGGGCGAACATCGGTATCCTCTTGACCGTCATGGGAGATTGGGTCGGAGCGAGGGAGTCGCTTTCTCAGGCTTACTCCATGGCGCTCGCCAACGAGTTCGACCACGTCCGAGGTCTCGTCATGGCGCCACACGGGCTCTCGCTGATCATGGCAGGCAGGGAGTCCGAAGGGCGCCGATTGGTATCGCTCGGCATGAGCCATACGTTCCGATCCCACTATCGTCGAGCGCACCAAGTGGCCGCCGACTATGCCGCAGGCGCGCTGGCCAGGACAGGCTTCGAGCCCCTGGCATTGGCCGTGCTGAACGTGTACGCGTCGTTTCGCGAACGGACAAGCCATGCCAGATCGGTCTCCGAGTGTCGGTTCGCGTCGTGGGTCGAGGCTCAATGCGGCGACGCGGTGCCGGACGGATCGGTTTCTGCGCAAGCGCGAGTGGCCGCAGTGGTCGCCCGGGCGTGCGATGCCCTGGACCGGCCCTAG